The Pleurodeles waltl isolate 20211129_DDA chromosome 6, aPleWal1.hap1.20221129, whole genome shotgun sequence genome has a segment encoding these proteins:
- the LOC138299200 gene encoding carbohydrate sulfotransferase 5-like yields the protein MFRMIFFLRIGLLIFATLTMMWISSRQPCEISDRPSKTHILILTSWRSGSSFVGQLFNQNPNVFYLIEPTWHVWASMPNESFQLLQMPVRDLLRSIFMCDMSTFQPYIKRYKFITDLFMWHDSRALCSPPACNAFNRSDIVNREMCFQRCGKISFPMVEETCNTYSHIVLKTVRIMDLNVLYPLLKDPQLNLKIIHLVRDPRGVLLSREHFKGLYRDDKTITGTKDKLADRFHVMQEICAAQVRIYKSAIQNPPDFLKDRYVMVRYEDLVNNPVGHIKDWYSFVGLNMSPKLESWIQNITHSEIPKERNFLPLSGDSAKIAQQWRKNLNFTNVEKVQAICKQEMDLFGYRMVNTTEEQKNMSLDILTPLRTNH from the coding sequence ATGTTTCGCATGATCTTCTTTCTGAGAATTGGTCTTCTCATTTTCGCCACCCTCACCATGATGTGGATATCCAGCAGGCAGCCATGTGAAATCTCAGACAGACCTTCCAAGacacacatcctcatcctcacctcTTGGAGGTCAGGGTCCTCCTTTGTTGGTCAGCTTTTCAACCAGAACCCCAATGTTTTCTACTTGATAGAACCTACATGGCATGTGTGGGCCAGCATGCCCAATGAGTCTTTCCAACTTCTCCAGATGCCTGTGAgggacctcctaagatccatcttcATGTGTGACATGTCAACCTTTCAACCATATATTAAACGTTACAAGTTTATCACAGACCTGTTTATGTGGCATGACAGCCGGGCTCTATGCTCCCCACCAGCCTGCAATGCATTCAACCGATCAGATATCGTCAACCGGGAGATGTGTTTCCAAAGATGCGGCAAAATATCTTTTCCAATGGTGGAGGAAACCTGCAACACATATAGTCACATTGTGCTGAAGACTGTCAGGATCATGGACCTAAATGTTTTGTACCCACTTCTGAAAGACCCACAGCTGAATCTGAAGATCATCCATTTGGTGCGTGACCCTAGGGGTGTTCTCCTATCACGGGAACACTTTAAAGGCTTGTATCGTGATGATAAAACAATAACAGGAACCAAAGATAAACTTGCTGATAGATTCCATGTCATGCAGGAGATTTGTGCAGCCCAAGTAAGAATATATAAATCGGCCATACAGAACCCACCTGACTTCCTCAAGGATCGCTATGTAATGGTGCGCTATGAAGACCTGGTGAATAACCCAGTGGGCCATATAAAAGACTGGTACAGTTTTGTAGGCCTCAATATGTCACCTAAGCTTGAGTCATGGATCCAAAATATCACCCATAGTGAGATACCGAAGGAACGCAACTTCCTACCCCTATCCGGCGACTCTGCGAAAATTGCCCAACAGTGGCGAAAGAATCTTAACTTTACAAATGTGGAAAAGGTACAAGCGATCTGCAAGCAAGAGATGGATCTGTTTGGGTATAGGATGGTTAACACTACGGAGGAACAGAAAAACATGTCATTGGACATCCTCACCCCACTAAGAACAAACCACTGA